From one Bacillus sp. FJAT-42376 genomic stretch:
- a CDS encoding ABC transporter ATP-binding protein: MEKVLEVKDLEISFHTFGGEVQAIRNVSFDLYKGETLAIVGESGSGKSVTTKSIMRLLPESNSEIKNGSILFEGKDLTKLKDKQMQKIRGKDISMIFQDPMTSLNPTMTVGKQIMEPIIRHQNLSRSEAKRRAIDLLKLVGIPMPEARFKQYPHQFSGGMRQRVVIAIALACNPKVLIADEPTTALDVTIQAQILDLMKELQKKIDTSIIFITHDLGVVANVADRVAVMYGGKIVEYGTADEIFYNPKHPYTWGLISSMPDLDANDDELFSIPGTPPDLLAPPKGDAFAARNPFALKIDREEQPPFFKISNTHYVASWLYHENAPKVEPPEAVKKRMRQFPVLKEGK; encoded by the coding sequence ATGGAAAAAGTATTAGAAGTTAAAGACCTTGAAATCTCCTTCCATACGTTTGGCGGAGAAGTTCAAGCCATACGTAATGTGAGTTTTGATTTATATAAAGGGGAAACTCTTGCGATTGTAGGAGAATCCGGTTCCGGAAAGTCCGTTACGACGAAATCAATTATGAGACTGCTTCCTGAAAGCAACTCTGAAATTAAAAATGGTAGCATTCTTTTTGAAGGAAAAGATTTAACAAAGCTGAAAGATAAGCAGATGCAAAAAATCCGCGGAAAAGACATCTCGATGATTTTCCAGGATCCGATGACCTCTTTGAATCCTACGATGACAGTCGGCAAGCAGATTATGGAGCCGATCATCCGTCACCAGAATTTGAGCCGCTCGGAAGCAAAACGCCGTGCGATTGATCTTTTGAAGCTTGTGGGAATCCCGATGCCGGAAGCACGATTTAAACAATATCCTCATCAGTTTTCCGGCGGGATGAGACAGCGTGTGGTCATCGCGATTGCCCTTGCCTGCAATCCGAAGGTTCTAATCGCCGACGAACCGACAACGGCATTGGATGTAACCATCCAGGCGCAGATTCTGGATCTGATGAAAGAACTGCAAAAGAAAATTGATACGTCCATCATTTTCATTACGCATGATCTTGGCGTTGTGGCAAACGTTGCAGACCGTGTGGCTGTAATGTACGGCGGTAAAATTGTCGAGTACGGTACAGCAGATGAGATTTTCTACAATCCTAAGCACCCATACACATGGGGCTTGATCAGTTCCATGCCGGATCTCGATGCGAATGATGATGAACTATTCTCGATTCCGGGTACACCGCCTGACTTATTGGCTCCGCCGAAAGGTGACGCCTTTGCAGCAAGGAACCCATTTGCTTTGAAAATTGACAGGGAAGAGCAGCCGCCTTTCTTTAAAATTTCAAACACCCATTACGTAGCCTCCTGGCTCTATCATGAAAATGCACCGAAAGTTGAACCGCCTGAAGCGGTTAAAAAGAGAATGCGTCAGTTCCCTGTACTGAAGGAGGGAAAATAG
- a CDS encoding ATP-binding cassette domain-containing protein, producing MAKEKLLEVKNLKQYFNKGKSNEVRAVDNVSFDIFKGETLGLVGESGCGKSTTGRTIIRLYDATGGEVLFDGENVHGKKSKSELKKFNRKMQMIFQDPYASLNPRLKVSEIIAEGIDIHGLAKSPKERMERVVELLETVGLNREHANRYPHEFSGGQRQRIGIARALAVEPEFIIADEPISALDVSIQAQVVNLLKKLQKEKGLTFLFIAHDLSMVKYISDRIGVMYFGKLVELADADELYKNPIHPYTQSLLSAIPLPDPDYERTRVRKSYEPAKHKLQPGEEMELREVKPGHFVMCSNEEFALYQKQYAATV from the coding sequence ATGGCAAAAGAAAAGTTGCTGGAAGTTAAAAACCTGAAGCAATACTTTAACAAAGGAAAATCCAATGAAGTAAGAGCGGTAGACAATGTCTCCTTCGATATTTTTAAAGGTGAAACGCTTGGATTAGTAGGAGAGTCCGGCTGCGGAAAATCCACAACCGGCCGTACTATTATCCGATTGTATGATGCAACAGGCGGAGAGGTCCTTTTTGACGGAGAAAATGTTCACGGCAAAAAGAGCAAAAGCGAACTAAAAAAATTCAACCGCAAAATGCAAATGATTTTCCAGGATCCGTACGCTTCCCTTAATCCGAGATTAAAGGTTTCTGAAATCATTGCAGAAGGCATTGATATTCACGGACTCGCTAAATCTCCGAAAGAGCGGATGGAACGGGTTGTAGAACTGCTTGAAACGGTAGGGCTTAACCGCGAGCATGCAAACCGCTACCCGCATGAGTTCAGCGGCGGGCAGCGCCAGCGGATTGGAATCGCCCGGGCACTTGCAGTGGAGCCAGAATTCATCATCGCCGATGAGCCGATTTCTGCCCTTGATGTATCCATCCAGGCTCAGGTTGTTAACCTTTTGAAAAAACTTCAAAAAGAAAAGGGCTTAACGTTCCTGTTTATTGCCCATGACTTGTCTATGGTTAAATACATCAGTGACCGGATCGGGGTTATGTATTTCGGCAAACTTGTAGAACTTGCCGACGCGGATGAGCTTTATAAAAATCCGATTCATCCTTACACCCAGTCCCTGCTGTCAGCGATCCCTCTTCCGGATCCCGACTATGAGCGCACACGTGTAAGAAAATCCTATGAGCCTGCTAAGCATAAGCTTCAGCCAGGCGAGGAAATGGAGCTTCGTGAAGTCAAACCAGGGCACTTTGTTATGTGCTCCAACGAAGAATTTGCTCTGTATCAGAAGCAATACGCAGCAACGGTATAA